A part of Micromonospora chersina genomic DNA contains:
- a CDS encoding carbohydrate ABC transporter permease gives MSDLPLIQADRAVPPPAATTTTRGRGRRLRLLSRTDRVVITLMVLVPLLLVVGLVWLPAAATVLLSGTNWDGIGPLGEIDWVGLKNYDDVVNIYPPFVPAVQNNLLWLAALFVVATPFGMFLAVLLDKELRGSRFYQTALYLPVVLSLALIGFVWQLIYSRDQGLLNALLGTQTDWYGDSNVNIWAVLFAAGWRHVGYIMLLYLAGLKGVDPSLREAAAVDGSSEVSTFFRVVFPVMRPINIIVLVVTVIESLRAFDLVWVINKGRAGLELLSALVTQNVVGEASRIGFGSALATIMLVVSLVFITLYLFTVMREDRR, from the coding sequence ATGTCCGACCTGCCCCTGATCCAAGCGGATCGCGCCGTGCCGCCGCCGGCCGCGACCACCACCACGCGTGGTCGCGGCCGCCGGCTACGGCTCCTGTCCCGCACCGACCGCGTGGTGATCACGCTGATGGTGCTGGTACCCCTGCTGCTCGTCGTCGGCCTGGTCTGGCTGCCGGCGGCGGCGACCGTGCTGCTCTCCGGCACCAACTGGGACGGCATCGGCCCGCTGGGCGAGATCGACTGGGTCGGTCTGAAGAACTACGACGACGTGGTGAACATCTACCCGCCGTTCGTGCCGGCGGTGCAGAACAACCTGCTCTGGCTGGCCGCCCTCTTCGTGGTGGCGACCCCGTTCGGGATGTTCCTCGCCGTGCTGCTCGACAAGGAGCTGCGCGGCAGCCGGTTCTACCAGACCGCGCTCTACCTGCCCGTCGTGCTCTCGCTGGCGCTGATCGGCTTCGTCTGGCAGCTCATCTACAGCCGCGACCAGGGCCTGCTCAACGCCCTGCTCGGCACCCAGACCGACTGGTACGGCGACTCGAACGTGAACATCTGGGCGGTGCTCTTCGCCGCCGGGTGGCGGCACGTCGGCTACATCATGCTGCTCTACCTGGCCGGCCTGAAGGGCGTCGACCCGTCGCTGCGCGAGGCCGCCGCCGTGGACGGCTCCTCGGAGGTCAGCACCTTCTTCCGGGTGGTCTTCCCGGTGATGCGACCGATCAACATCATCGTGCTGGTGGTGACGGTGATCGAGTCGCTGCGCGCGTTCGACCTGGTCTGGGTCATCAACAAGGGTCGCGCCGGCCTGGAACTGCTCTCCGCGCTTGTCACCCAGAACGTGGTGGGCGAGGCGAGCCGGATCGGCTTCGGCTCGGCGCTGGCGACCATCATGCTCGTCGTCTCCCTGGTCTTCATCACCCTCTACCTGTTCACCGTGATGCGGGAGGACCGGCGATGA
- a CDS encoding carbohydrate ABC transporter permease, which translates to MSSATVTRTPDTAAPSTRRRPLRPARVVLHVFLAAVAVGWLFPILWAVLTSLRSYEYTATHGYVSFGGWTLDNYVTAWRTAEFGKHFLNSVYITVPAVLLTLFLASCVAFVIARFSWKLNIALLGLFTAANLLPQQALLIPLFRMFTEVPLPAWMSDSELLYDSYWGLILVNVAFQSGFCVFVLSNYMKALPHELYEAAMVDGASVWRQYWQVTMPLCRPALAALATLEVTWIYNEFFWATVLMRTGDKFPVTSSLNNLRGEFFTDNNLVSAGSVLVAIPTLVIFFLLQKQFVRGLTLGASKG; encoded by the coding sequence ATGAGCAGCGCGACAGTGACCCGTACGCCGGACACCGCGGCGCCGTCCACCCGCCGCCGGCCACTGCGGCCGGCCCGGGTGGTCCTGCACGTCTTCCTGGCCGCCGTGGCGGTCGGGTGGCTCTTCCCGATCCTCTGGGCGGTGCTCACCTCACTGCGCTCATACGAGTACACGGCCACCCACGGCTACGTCTCGTTCGGCGGCTGGACGCTCGACAACTACGTCACCGCGTGGCGGACCGCCGAGTTCGGCAAGCACTTCCTCAACTCGGTGTACATCACCGTGCCGGCCGTGCTGCTCACCCTCTTCCTCGCCTCCTGCGTGGCGTTCGTGATCGCCCGGTTCAGCTGGAAGCTCAACATCGCGCTGCTCGGCCTCTTCACCGCGGCGAACCTGCTGCCGCAGCAGGCCCTGCTCATCCCGCTGTTCCGGATGTTCACCGAGGTCCCGCTGCCGGCGTGGATGAGCGACTCGGAGCTGCTCTACGACAGCTACTGGGGCCTGATCCTGGTCAACGTGGCCTTCCAGTCCGGCTTCTGCGTCTTCGTGCTGAGCAACTACATGAAGGCCCTGCCGCACGAGCTGTACGAGGCCGCGATGGTCGACGGGGCGAGCGTCTGGCGGCAGTACTGGCAGGTCACCATGCCGCTGTGCCGGCCGGCCCTGGCCGCGCTGGCGACGCTGGAGGTGACCTGGATCTACAACGAGTTCTTCTGGGCCACAGTGCTCATGCGCACCGGCGACAAGTTCCCGGTGACCAGCTCGCTGAACAACCTGCGCGGCGAGTTCTTCACCGACAACAACCTCGTCTCGGCCGGCTCGGTGCTGGTCGCCATCCCCACCCTGGTCATCTTCTTCCTGTTGCAGAAGCAGTTCGTCCGGGGCCTCACCCTGGGAGCCAGCAAGGGATGA
- a CDS encoding alpha-galactosidase has translation MTIVHLRRARTSLVLDARGPGLPRVVHWGADLGPLPAADLPALVDATVPPVVPSSFDAPTVLSLLPEASAGWSGRPGLAGHRDGRDWSTAFRLDTVDVDDPRGGGGEAVRVSEEDRDHGGAGAARVTVRAADPGAGLSLTVEITLSAAGLLTVRHRLRNDGDRPYEVRELTPVLPVPAVATELLDLTGRWCRERAPQRHPWPMGAWVREGRHGRTGHDATLLLVAGTPGFGFGHGETWAVHTAWSGDHVTVAERRPTGEATLGGGELLAPGEILLGPGEEYATPLLYAVHSADGLDGLSDVLHTHLRARPEHPRGPRPVTLNVWEAVYFDHDLDRLKGLADRAAEVGVERFVLDDGWFRGRRHDRAGLGDWWVDDDVWPDGLQPLIDHVRKHGMQFGLWVEPEMVNPDSDLFRAHPDWVLQAPGRLPPEWRHQQVLDLAHPDAYAHLLDRLDAVLREHDGIAYLKWDHNRDLTEAGHAGRPAVHAQTVAVYRLLDDLRARHPGLEIESCSSGGARVDLEILRRTDRVWASDCNDALERLSIQRWTGLLLPPELIGTHIGPERSHTTHRVHDLGFRAATALFGHHGIEWDISGISATERIELAAWVALHKRLRPLLHGGRVVRVDHPDPAVQAHGVVAHDRSHAVYAVSRLATSAAQVPGAVRLPGLDPARRYLVRPPAGVPEPALLELAPPGWLASDGGVTLSGSVLGSVGLQLPALHPEQALLLEVAAVD, from the coding sequence ATGACCATCGTTCACCTGCGCCGCGCGCGGACCAGCCTGGTGCTCGACGCGCGCGGCCCCGGCCTGCCCCGGGTCGTGCACTGGGGCGCCGACCTCGGGCCGCTGCCCGCCGCCGACCTGCCCGCGCTCGTCGACGCCACGGTCCCGCCCGTGGTGCCGAGCAGCTTCGACGCGCCGACCGTGCTGTCGCTGCTGCCCGAGGCGAGCGCCGGCTGGAGCGGCCGGCCCGGCCTGGCCGGGCACCGGGACGGCCGGGACTGGTCCACCGCCTTTCGCCTCGACACCGTCGACGTGGACGATCCGCGTGGCGGCGGCGGGGAGGCTGTCCGCGTATCCGAGGAGGACCGGGACCACGGCGGGGCCGGGGCCGCGCGGGTGACCGTGCGGGCGGCGGACCCGGGCGCCGGGCTGTCCCTGACCGTCGAGATCACCCTGAGCGCCGCGGGGCTGCTGACCGTGCGGCACCGGCTGCGCAACGACGGCGACCGGCCCTACGAGGTACGCGAGCTGACGCCGGTGCTGCCGGTGCCGGCGGTCGCCACCGAACTGCTCGACCTGACCGGGCGCTGGTGCCGTGAGCGCGCACCGCAGCGGCACCCGTGGCCGATGGGCGCCTGGGTCCGCGAGGGGCGGCACGGCCGGACCGGGCACGACGCCACCCTGCTGCTGGTCGCCGGCACCCCCGGATTCGGTTTCGGGCACGGCGAGACGTGGGCCGTGCACACGGCGTGGAGCGGCGACCACGTCACGGTGGCCGAGCGCCGGCCGACCGGCGAAGCCACCCTCGGCGGCGGTGAGCTGCTCGCCCCCGGAGAGATCCTGCTCGGGCCGGGCGAGGAGTACGCCACCCCCCTGCTGTACGCGGTGCACTCCGCCGACGGGCTCGACGGGCTCAGCGACGTGCTGCACACCCACCTGCGGGCCCGCCCCGAGCACCCGCGCGGCCCGCGCCCCGTGACGCTGAACGTGTGGGAGGCGGTCTACTTCGACCACGACCTGGACCGGCTCAAGGGTCTCGCCGACCGGGCCGCCGAGGTGGGCGTGGAACGCTTCGTGCTCGACGACGGCTGGTTCCGTGGCCGGCGGCACGACCGGGCCGGCCTCGGCGACTGGTGGGTCGACGACGACGTGTGGCCGGACGGGCTGCAACCGCTCATCGACCACGTCCGAAAGCACGGCATGCAGTTCGGCCTGTGGGTCGAGCCGGAGATGGTCAACCCGGACTCGGACCTGTTCCGGGCCCACCCGGACTGGGTGCTCCAGGCGCCCGGCCGGCTGCCGCCCGAGTGGCGGCACCAGCAGGTGCTCGACCTGGCCCACCCCGACGCGTACGCCCACCTGCTCGACCGGCTCGACGCGGTGCTGCGCGAGCACGACGGGATCGCGTACCTCAAGTGGGACCACAATCGGGACCTCACCGAGGCCGGGCACGCCGGGCGGCCGGCGGTGCACGCGCAGACCGTGGCGGTCTACCGGCTGCTCGACGACCTGCGCGCCCGGCATCCCGGCCTGGAGATCGAGAGTTGCTCGTCGGGCGGGGCCCGGGTCGACCTGGAGATCCTGCGGCGGACCGACCGGGTCTGGGCCAGCGACTGCAACGACGCCCTGGAACGGCTCTCCATCCAGCGCTGGACCGGCCTGCTGCTCCCGCCGGAGCTGATCGGCACCCACATCGGACCGGAGCGCTCGCACACCACCCACCGGGTCCACGACCTGGGCTTCCGGGCGGCCACCGCGCTCTTCGGTCACCACGGCATCGAGTGGGACATCAGCGGGATCAGCGCGACCGAGCGGATCGAACTCGCCGCGTGGGTGGCGCTGCACAAGCGGCTCCGGCCGCTGCTGCACGGCGGGCGGGTGGTCCGGGTCGATCACCCGGACCCGGCCGTGCAGGCCCACGGCGTGGTCGCCCACGACCGCTCCCACGCGGTGTACGCGGTCTCCCGGCTGGCCACCTCGGCGGCGCAGGTGCCGGGCGCGGTCCGGCTGCCCGGGCTGGACCCGGCGCGGCGCTACCTGGTCCGGCCGCCCGCCGGGGTGCCCGAGCCGGCGCTGCTGGAACTCGCCCCGCCGGGATGGCTCGCCTCGGACGGCGGGGTGACGCTGAGCGGGTCGGTGCTCGGGTCGGTCGGGCTGCAACTGCCCGCCCTGCACCCCGAGCAGGCGCTGCTGCTGGAGGTCGCGGCCGTCGACTGA
- a CDS encoding YciI family protein, which produces MLLMQFSAAGADFPSIDTWTPEEIRAHIGFMREVNAKLAADGEFVQAEGLGGPQQARIVRAGENGAPVVTEGPFAETKEFLAGWWIVDCETPQRAVEIAAHISTAPGPGGRPLNMPVEVHPVMSAPSQEM; this is translated from the coding sequence ATGTTGCTGATGCAGTTCAGCGCCGCCGGGGCCGACTTCCCCTCGATCGACACGTGGACGCCGGAGGAGATCCGGGCGCACATCGGCTTCATGCGGGAGGTCAACGCGAAGCTGGCCGCGGACGGGGAGTTCGTGCAGGCCGAGGGTCTGGGCGGGCCGCAGCAGGCGCGGATCGTCCGGGCCGGCGAGAACGGTGCGCCGGTGGTCACCGAGGGGCCGTTCGCGGAGACCAAGGAGTTCCTGGCCGGCTGGTGGATCGTCGACTGCGAGACGCCGCAGCGGGCCGTGGAGATCGCCGCGCACATCTCCACCGCGCCCGGGCCGGGCGGACGGCCGCTGAACATGCCCGTCGAGGTGCACCCCGTCATGTCGGCGCCGTCCCAGGAGATGTGA